A stretch of the Argentina anserina chromosome 6, drPotAnse1.1, whole genome shotgun sequence genome encodes the following:
- the LOC126797574 gene encoding uncharacterized protein LOC126797574 gives MAILLLSLPPHPPNPKPKIPYPTTPKLTSKLTITNNNTVPTSKRDLILKTTSIFLMSLIPQQYPTAHPSSEASTPPKSILSGISNTKSWFQFYGDGFSIRVPPQFEDIMEPEDYNAGLSLYGDKAKPKIFSARFASSDGSEVLNVVIKPSNQFKITFLEAKDITDLGSLKEVAKIFVPFGSTLYSARTLKIKEEEGFRTYYFYEFGREGQHAALVAAVSSGRTYIAGATAPQSKWDEDGVKLRSAAVSMTVL, from the exons ATGGCCATTCTTCTCCTCTCCCTCCCTCCTCACCCaccaaaccctaaacccaaaaTCCCCTACCCCACAACCCCAAAACTCACTTCAAAGCTCACCATCACCAACAACAACACAGTTCCCACTTCCAAAAGAGACTTAATCCTCAAGACCACTTCCATCTTCCTCATGTCTTTGATCCCTCAACAATACCCAACTGCCCATCCCTCATCTGAAGCTTCAACTCCCCCAAAATCAATTCTTTCTGGCATTTCCAACACCAAAAGTTGGTTCCAGTTTTATGGTGATGGGTTTTCCATTAGGGTCCCTCCCCAGTTTGAGGACATCATGGAGCCTGAG GATTATAATGCTGGATTGTCCCTTTATGGAGATAAGGCAAAGCCCAAGATCTTTTCGGCACGTTTTGCATCTTCCGATGG ATCTGAGGTATTGAATGTTGTTATTAAACCTTCCAATCAGTTCAAGATCACTTTTCTAGAG GCCAAAGACATAACGGATTTAGGCTCCTTGAAGGAGGTGGCAAAAATATTTGTTCCAT TTGGATCAACATTATACTCGGCCCGAAcactaaaaataaaagaagaagaaggttttAG GACGTATTATTTCTACGAGTTTGGTAGAGAAGGACAGCATGCAGCACTAGTAGCAGCTGTTAGCAGCGGAAGG ACGTATATTGCTGGAGCAACAGCCCCACAGTCCAAGTGGGATGAGGACGGCGTAAAGCTTCGTTCTGCTGCTGTATCTATGACTGTTTTATAG
- the LOC126797572 gene encoding UPF0603 protein At1g54780, chloroplastic — protein METIISSPSVSPLFKPKPSSLQPNSKSLFLPKPIISSGLKKHHVQSIKTSLPTIPTSWVSHAQQGLAALALSLALSFSPVLTNGNALASEFDVINDGPPKSSYVVDDAGVLSRVTKSDVKRLLQDLEDRKNFHINFVTVRKLTSKADAFEYADQVLEKWYPSVEEGNNKGIVVLITSQKEGAITGGPAFIQAVGEAVLDATVSENLPVLATEEKYNEAIYSSAKRIVAAIDGLPDPGGPKTQENKRESNFKTKEETEEKRGQFSLVVGGLLVIAFVVPMAQYYAYVSRK, from the exons atgGAAACCATTATATCTTCTCCCTCAGTGTCACCTCTCTTCAAACCAAAACCATCCTCTCTCCAACCCAATTCAAAGTCCCTCTTCCTCCCAAAACCCATCATCAGTTCAGGCCTCAAAAAACACCATGTGCAATCCATTAAAACATCTCTACCTACTATACCCACAAGCTGGGTCTCTCATGCTCAACAAGGACTTGCAGCTCTTGCACTTTCTTTAGCACTGAGCTTTTCCCCAGTCTTGACTAATGGCAATGCACTAGCTTCTGAGTTTGATGTGATCAATGATGGGCCACCAAAAAGTTCCTATGTTGTTGATGATGCAGGGGTGCTTAGCAGGGTGACTAAATCCGATGTGAAGCGATTGTTACAAGACTTGGAAGATAGGAAGAATTTCCACATCAATTTCGTCACTGTCAGAAAGCTCACT AGCAAAGCTGATGCTTTTGAGTATGCTGACCAAGTTTTGGAGAAGTGGTACCCTTCAGTTGAGGAGGGCAACAACAAGGGCATTGTTGTCCTTATCACCAGCCAGAAAGAAGGAGCAATCACAGGCGGACCTGCATTTATTCAAGCTGTGGGAGAAGCTGTCCTTGATGCAACTGTATCAGAGAACCTTCCTG TCTTAGCTACAGAGGAGAAGTACAATGAAGCAATTTACAGTAGTGCGAAACGGATAGTGGCTGCCATTGATGGACTTCCAGATCCTGGTGGACCAAAGACTCAAGAAAACAAGCGTGAATCCAACTTCAAAACCAAGGAAGAGACTGAAGAGAAACGAGGACAGTTCTCTCTTGTAGTTGGAGGATTGTTAGTCATTGCCTTTGTTGTTCCCATGGCACAATACTATGCTTATGTCTCAAGGAAATAA
- the LOC126797571 gene encoding GDSL esterase/lipase At1g54790-like, whose product MSTKNLNAFHILILLCFLLLRFANPLNYPAVFNFGDSNSDTGELTSGVGFSLPPPYGELYFNDTLSSGHSGGRFSDGRLIIDFLMGAMNLPFLNPYLDSVGIPSFRYGCNFAAAGATTEPANATFVCPFSFGIQVSQFSRFKARALQLLAVKGMVLENYLPSEDSFQKGLYVFDIGQNDLAGAFYSKTLDQILAFIPTILAQFETGIKRLYDQGARNFWIHNTGPLGCLTQNVATFGTDPSKLDEHGCVSAHNQAANTFNLQLHDLSKKLQGQYSDANITYVDIFSIKYDLIANYSQHGFQQPIMACCGYGGPPLNYNSQVSCGSTKVLNGTTVTAKGCNDSSLYVSWDGIHYTEAANQFVSSEILTGKYNDPPSSSNISFLSSTKS is encoded by the exons ATGTCTACCAAGAATCTTAATGCTTTTCATATTCTCATCTTACTTTGCTTCCTTCTTTTACGTTTTGCTAACCCACTGAACTATCCCGCCGTTTTCAACTTCGGTGATTCCAACTCCGACACCGGCGAGCTCACCTCAGGCGTCGGTTTCAGTCTTCCTCCTCCTTACGGAGAGCTCTACTTTAATGATACGTTGTCATCGGGTCATTCGGGTGGGAGGTTTTCTGATGGCCGTCTCATTATCGATTTTCTCA TGGGGGCAATGAACCTTCCATTTCTGAACCCCTATTTGGATTCAGTTGGCATACCAAGTTTCCGATATGGGTGCAATTTTGCAGCGGCAGGAGCTACTACAGAGCCAGCAAATGCCACATTTGTCTGCCCCTTTTCATTTGGGATTCAGGTCTCTCAGTTTTCGCGATTCAAAGCTCGGGCTCTTCAATTACTAGCTGTTAAAG gtatGGTACTTGAGAATTATCTACCCTCGGAAGATTCCTTTCAGAAGGGGCTTTATGTGTTTGATATAGGCCAAAATGATCTTGCTGGTGCATTTTATTCTAAAACACTGGATCAGATTCTTGCATTTATTCCAACTATTTTGGCACAATTTGAAACAGGGATAAAG AGATTGTATGATCAAGGTGCTAGGAACTTTTGGATACACAATACAGGTCCTCTTGGGTGCTTGACTCAGAATGTGGCCACATTTGGAACTGACCCATCAAAGCTAGATGAGCACGGATGTGTTAGCGCACACAACCAAGCAGCTAACACTTTCAACCTACAGCTTCATGACCTCAGTAAAAAGTTGCAAGGCCAGTATTCTGATGCAAATATCACATATGTTGATATCTTCTCCATAAAATACGATCTCATTGCAAATTATTCTCAACATG GTTTTCAGCAACCTATTATGGCTTGCTGTGGGTATGGAGGTCCGCCTTTGAACTATAACAGTCAGGTTTCTTGTGGATCAACAAAGGTCTTGAATGGCACAACTGTAACTGCCAAAGGGTGTAACGATAGTTCTCTGTATGTCAGTTGGGATGGAATTCATTACACTGaggctgcaaatcagtttgtCTCATCAGAGATACTAACCGGAAAGTATAATGATCCTCCTTCGTCAAGCAACATTTCTTTCCTCTCAAGTACTAAAAGTTAA